A single region of the Diadema setosum chromosome 14, eeDiaSeto1, whole genome shotgun sequence genome encodes:
- the LOC140237787 gene encoding uncharacterized protein, with translation MSKVGKKRAYQKFKKEYAQQFPVSTSSLGDYHAFCTVCSVDFNISHGGINDIQKHIKSNKHQDQSKVRANTLPISKFFPSNSGDHNVIQAETQFTEFIIEHNLPLAVADHASRLFRKMFPDSDIAKKYGCGRTKTSYIVETLAMDTKQNIVEVLRTHPFSMSTDGSTDYEDVKLYPICVRFCDPSTGKVKSVIFSLEECDKPSTGENIFKILEKELDKHEIPWKNVVCFSADNASVMLGKVKGVAAYLQRRAPSVFIAGCPCHLMHLAAGKAAKQLPVQVDELLIDIFYFLEKSSKRKQKFKSFQRKAGVPEHKIVKHVSTRWLSLGHCIERLLEQWDALLAFFEEEDKKNMPTPTCTSSLKRSRSDCTVNSPPKKQKTGGLPSSSQSVLKTVAKVASSKTIGQTAAKVASSKTVGQTAAKVASSKTFGQTAAKVASSKTVVQTAAEVASSKTVVQTAAEVASSKTVVQTAAEVRSSKTVVQTAAEVASSKTVGQTAAKVASSKTVVQKAAKVASSKTVGQTAAKVASSKTVLQTPSSKVLSSKTVPPTPSSKVASSKTVPCTPSSKTPSSKPGSFSKSLMNVVPGTGKRPSVLKTGTHPSSSKTGVSSAGKSLGAALKSGNVTLPKKKTVGSKQSNYASTKSHKVYTTMKDPNYKLYCLFMKKTIPIFEEANVLLQRDEPCIHLLHDVMCGQLRRLLVRFVKPEVVASVPESKVYEVDFHSEANLKSDDDLFIGHQPRQFIQENRDCDVELFYRSVRQYYVAACEYMIKSYPFKDPVLVNAEIINVAKRAISLSQWMFFVEKFPECMSAEEKEAVEEELCNFQADRLTEDILQPDVRIDEVWHSISKLTSLADGKPKYPSLCKIAELVIVMYHSNADCERIFSIVNKNKTEFRSSLSTRMVGNLMVRRMELLATNTPCHAVTHSTDLLQKAKSAATRGLAGASSQQ, from the exons ATGAGCAAAGTCGGAAAAAAACGTGCCTATCAGAAGTTCAAAAAGGAATATGCTCAGCAGTTTCCAGTCTCCACCTCTTCGCTTGGAGattatcatgcattttgtacTGTGTGTTCTGTGGATTTTAACATCAGTCATGGAGGAATTAACGATATTCAAAAACACATCAAGTCCAATAAACATCAAGATCAAAGCAAGGTAAGGGCCAATACGCTTCCAATTTCTAAGTTCTTTCCATCAAATTCTGGAGATCACAATGTCATTCAAGCAGAGACTCAATTCACTGAGTTTATTATCGAACATAACTTGCCGTTAGCCGTGGCAGATCATGCGAGTCGCCTCTTCCGTAAAATGTTCCCGGACTCTGATATTGCCAAGAAATATGGATGTGGAAGAACTAAAACCTCGTATATCGTGGAAACTCTGGCAATGGACACAAAGCAAAATATCGTTGAAGTCCTTCGTACGCACCCATTCAGTATGTCTACGGATGGCAGCACAGATTATGAGGATGTCAAACTCTACCCGATTTGCGTCAGATTCTGTGATCCTAGCACCGGCAAAGTGAAATCTGTTATTTTCTCTTTGGAGGAATGTGACAAGCCATCGACAGGAGAGAACATTTTCAAGATACTGGAGAAAGAACTAGACAAGCATGAAATCCCGTGGAAAAACGTAGTGTGTTTTTCAGCAGATAATGCATCTGTGATGCTTGGGAAAGTGAAAGGAGTGGCGGCATACCTTCAACGACGAGCGCCGTCTGTCTTCATAGCAG gTTGTCCATGCCACCTTATGCACCTGGCAGCAGGAAAAGCTGCAAAACAACTTCCAGTTCAAGTGGATGAACTCCTAATCGATATCTTCTACTTTCTGGAAAAAAGCAGCAAACGGAAACAGAAGTTTAAATCCTTTCAGAGGAAGGCAGGTGTCCCTGAACACAAGATTGTGAAACATGTTTCCACCCGTTGGCTCTCCTTGGGCCATTGCATCGAAAGACTGTTGGAACAATGGGACGCACTGCTGGCCTTCTTTGAGGAAGAAGACAAGAAGAACATGCCTAcgcctacatgtacatctagCCTGAAACGAAGCAGATCAGACTGCACTGTGAATTCTCCCCCAAAGAAACAAAAGACGGGTGGCCTACCAAGTTCTTCACAGTCTGTTCTAAAGACAGTAGCTAAAGTAGCATCTTCAAAGACAATTGGACAGACAGCAGCTAAAGTAGCATCTTCAAAGACTGTTGGACAGACAGCAGCCAAAGTTGCATCTTCAAAGACATTTGGACAGACAGCAGCTAAAGTAGCATCTTCAAAGACAGTTGTACAGACAGCAGCTGAAGTAGCATCTTCAAAGACAGTTGTACAGACAGCAGCTGAAGTAGCATCTTCAAAGACAGTTGTACAGACAGCAGCTGAAGTACGATCTTCAAAGACAGTTGTACAGACAGCAGCTGAAGTAGCATCTTCAAAGACTGTTGGACAGACAGCAGCTAAAGTAGCATCTTCAAAGACAGTTGTACAGAAAGCAGCTAAAGTTGCATCTTCAAAGACAGTTGGACAGACAGCGGCTAAAGTTGCATCTTCAAAGACTGTGCTGCAAACACCAAGCTCTAAAGTATTATCTTCAAAGACTGTTCCACCTACACCAAGCTCTAAAGTAGCATCTTCAAAGACTGTTCCATGTACACCAAGCTCTAAAACACCATCTTCAAAGCCAGGCAGCTTTTCAAAATCTTTGATGAATGTTGTGCCAGGTACAGGTAAACGACCCTCAGTTTTAAAGACTGGGACCCATCCAAGTTCCTCAAAGACGGGTGTTTCAAGCGCGGGAAAATCTCTAGGTGCAGCATTGAAATCAGGAAATGTCACTCTTCCAAAGAAGAAAACTGTCGGGTCGAAACAGTCAAATTATGCTTCTACAAAATCTCACAAAGTGTACACCACGATGAAGGACCCAAATTACAAGCTGTACTGTCTATTCATGAAGAAAACAATACCCATTTTCGAAGAGGCCAATGTTTTGCTGCAAAGGGATGAACCATGCATTCATCTTTTGCATGATGTTATGTGTGGACAGCTCAGAAGATTGCTGGTTCGATTTGTCAAACCAGAGGTTGTTGCCAGCGTCCCCGAGTCTAAGGTGTATGAAGTAGACTttcattctgaagcaaatctcAAGAGTGATGATGACCTATTCATTGGACATCAACCACGCCAATTCATTCAAGAGAACAGAGATTGTGATGTTGAACTATTCTATAGAAGCGTGAGGCAATATTATGTTGCTGCCTGTGAGTACATGATCAAATCCTACCCATTTAAGGATCCTGTTCTTGTGAATGCTGAGATCATCAATGTTGCAAAGCGTGCAATCAGTCTGTCTCAGTGGATGTTCTTCGTGGAGAAGTTCCCAGAGTGCATGTcagcagaagaaaaagaagcagtAGAAGAAGAACTCTGCAATTTCCAAGCTGACAGATTGACAGAAGACATTCTTCAACCTGATGTAAGGATTGATGAGGTGTGGCATTCAATCTCCAAGCTGACATCACTTGCAGATGGCAAACCCAAATACCCTTCCTTGTGTAAAATTGCAGAACTAGTCATAGTTATGTATCATAGCAATGCAGACTGTGAGCGAATATTTTCCATtgtcaacaaaaacaaaacagaatttcGTTCATCCCTGTCTACCCGTATGGTGGGAAACCTCATGGTCAGGCGCATGGAACTGTTGGCCACAAACACGCCCTGCCATGCTGTAACTCATTCAACAGATCTACTGCAGAAGGCTAAGTCTGCTGCTACCAGAGGTTTGGCTGGTGCCAGCAGCCAGCAGTAG